Part of the Nicotiana sylvestris chromosome 5, ASM39365v2, whole genome shotgun sequence genome is shown below.
tttatgcctgtcgagactaagccctgtctccatctgcattttgcataaggctacctttctgccttccgagattaagctctacctccatctgcatttcctgcattgcataaggctacctttctgccttccgaggttaagctctacctccatctgcatttcctgcgttgcataaggctacttttctgcctttcgaggttaagctctacctccatcatcatctgcataaggctacctttctgccttccgagactaagctctgtctccatcctgcatggctaaaatattgccactttattttcttgcatggctgaaatatctccactttattttcttgcatggctgaaatatcaccaccttATTTTCTTGCATGACTAAAATGTCGCCACTTTATTTTTtcttgcacggctgaaatatcgccaccttttacttacgtcttgcatcggctgaacgATCGCCACCTGCTGCATTTCATGGGATGAAAGAGCGCCAAATTGTCCaagggcgtcattgttcggaggcaccattttcatagcccgagaacgccatgccatggcctgaggaccccattttatcttttgcacatcattattcaaaggaatcattgttcagaggcaccattctcatagcccgagaacatcatttcatagcctgtgaatcctttattatacgcttcatggcccaggacgtcgtGGTTTGAGGACGTCATCCAAACCGTCCAAAgataacattcatggtccgatgggaacttgcatcacgtttaaatttatgcacaatgtatgttggtattattcatttgcaggtacaccggctattAACAGCCGCCTcaacaggagcgatcccgctccagttcccgcagtcTATCAGACTTCAACCACTTTTCTCAACCAAACATCATGTCCGTTCTTTTCCAAATCTCCATCGACTTATCTCgtcaatggatcctgaactacatgtggcctgattcctgtaagaccagagatatgtaggcaactcaggaaCCATAGCTCGGTCAAAACCTTTCAAATCTTTCTTTTCGGGCAAAATTGGCCATtgtatctttacccgacaattctttcatccttcccgagtaaagaggggcagctgttgatacccaatttttccctaagtatttttttacactcaaaatactttcaaaatagcatatatgtgcatacataagcatgcccaagtgttttggtatttttcccaaatttctaaagactttcaaaaccaatttattgtcttttttagcagtgcaaaattcaataattattcccgaaattatcattttggtgaataatttatttatttctcatatttacaccaaaatacaaTTAATgtaattttttgcatatttttacaaatttatttgatatttaaaagctaaattgcatgtaattgcaattatagcctattttacaattaacaacatttcattattattaaattatttctagtatttttaaattaatacctTATTAATTAGTTCAATGCTTTTAATctgttttaaaaatctttttaattattttatataaaataaaaggcAAGAAATGGCtgtttaacatttagcctcatttatttcaattacagccccttttacatttcaattttaaccaCCATTTGACCCAATCCCAACCCCAACTGGACCGGCCCATTTTTTAACCTGACCCAACCCATAACCCAATCTAAATGACCCTACCCGATTCCCACCTACCCTTccaaatctggaccgttgatatCAACGGCCATAAcccacccttccataattaaaccaaacgacctaccCTAATTCCTTCATTTTCCACCTGACTTTGAATCCCAAATGCTCTCAGACTCTCTCAAGGCTCTtcggaaccctagcctcctcccaccttgttccaccgtgttttcaccggaatccatggcttctcaggccatggacaacctatattcacctcctccggctattgcatgcctgatgctcgaaggttcgaggccagacctcgaaggtcttcgCTCATACCTTCACAGATTCGAAGATTCCGGCCATCTCTGACTTTGCTCCGGTGGCTTTTGGTCTTttgagcctgtttctgacctcatccgacttagatcggacctgtttccaagcctttctcatttctagggtttctccgaaaccctaagttATTCGAGGTTCTTTCTCTGTTTGTTTGCTTAGATCTATGCTGTATCTATgctttatttgacattttaaaaggttttccccaggttttctttttaaaattgtttaccttcgatttagggtttctaaaaggtttttcaaaaaagcatctttctgattctttctgttctttctttacGTGTGTTTGTCTGTGTTAGGTTCGTATGACCTCTTTTACTACGCATGTACTGTTCTTCCACTTTCTTTTTCTACTATATAGTTACTCCAGTACTCACATGTTAATCTgtgttatgttttccttactcttttACTATATATGATTACCGTTAAgttctttgatttttgctttgcTAAACTCTatttgtgttcttgctaagcatGTTTCATCTACTTTTGTTTAAGTTCGTATCCTCTCTTCTCTTCTGAACTTGCTTAAGCCCCGACTTTTCTATAAAATGTTCTTTTATGCTCTTAAATCGGTTTTCTTGCTTTGCATTTCAAACCTGCTATCATCCCTGTTTCAATGACTTGCTTTCTCACTTTCAAGTTGGATTcaattttgaaaccctaggattcgGGGGTTTCCTTTgatgattttgattttttgtgtTCGAGTTGaggctccactttgggaccctgaactctcagactcgttatgagtctgcaaattgaaccTGCATCTCGTTGCTTATGATTCTGGACTTCTCTTCAATTAAACCCTCTTCTAAATAATTCGACAACTtcttcttgattcacatatttgtgtgctttatatatgagaactctGCTTTCAAAGGTTTTTACTAActcattgattgattctgaaatcctctaatggggtttgattaattgtcactgattttctttgattgaacctcctttaccttttcttgacttggttcattcgaattgagctTGTAATTCTGATTTCTTGgctattaattgattttctttccttaaatgttacAGCCATGTACTGTCaagaccttgtccttaaatagcctttatgtatttaccccttttgtgctactttgaaaaggctttaatcaaaattctttccttaattatcttctacccgtttgagatcaaatcccttaactgaagggaaattctatgtgattgatggtaaactattttcttacctttcttacttgcttctctgcactataaaagggactacccttccacATTTTTGACACAGACACACTCAAATAGGAATAACCGAACCACGTCTACAAAATGCCAGTACCATGCAGCTGCTTCAAAGCCAACGTGATGCTCCTTGGTCAGATGACCAAGATATTGGCGAATACCACATATGATCGAGAAAATAGTACCTATAATCACATGAAAACCATGAAAGCCAGTTGCTAAGAAAAAGGTAGAACCATAAATACTATCCGAAATAGTGAAGGGTGCTTGATAATATTCCATTCCTTGAAAGCCTGTGAATACTAGAGCCAGTGAAACGGTAGCTACTAAAGCGTAAACTGCTCGTTTTTCCTTCCCCGCGAGTATAGCATGATGAGCCCAAGTTACGGCAGCTCCGGATGAAAGGGGAATAAGGGTATTAAGAAAAGGGATTTCCCAAGGATCTAAAACCGCAATCCCCTTTGGGGGCCAAATACCTCCGATCTCTACCGTAGGTGCCAAAGAAGAATGAGAAGAAGCCCGAAAAAGAGCAAAAAAGAACATAACCTCCGATACGAGGGCAAGGCCACGCTAGGCCATTCTAGAACCTTCTATAGAATGCTAGCTTCTTGTAGCTTGTATGGCAGCCCCTTTGGCCGACCTAGGCAGCTTCCTAGGACTCTCTAGAGTCCTCTAAGATGCCACCACTCCTTTGTGCTATTTCCTACCGATCCATGCCATTCTTCGTAGTATACCTGACAAAGCGGGAGGTGTAGCCGCAATAGCACCAGTTTTTATATGTCTGTTGGCTTTACCCTTTTTTAAAAGTATGTATGTACGTAGTTCAAGTTTTCGCCCGATTCACCAAGGAATATTTTGGTTGCTTTTGGCGGATTGCTTACTACTAGGTTGGATCGGATGTCAACCTGTGGAGGCACCCTTTGTTACTATTGGACAAACAATGCCAAGAACACGTCAGGCCATGGAAGCACAATCTTGCGCTATGGAAGGTTCTAGAAGGTTCCGGAGTGATCTAGGAGTTGGTGGAAGCTCCATGGAAGCACAAAGGAGTGGTGGCATCTTAGAGGACTCTAGAGAGTCCTAGGAAGCTGCCTAGGTCGGCCAAAGGGGCTGCCATACAAGCTACAAGAAGCTAGCATTACCTATGTTCAGTAATTTGTGTTAAatattttccttccttgcttctatttctgttatgaatcctctacccctatccccttctatgtgctgagttaagttcttggcctgacagtatcctaattactgtccAGGCCTTGGCTTGATCCACAATGGTCCCTAACTCTCAATGCTTGGCCAGCAGgctggttaggggtgtgccaACATCCCAATtgttgggcatgaccactagcttgccctgtctctctttgattcccttcccccttgtgcacttatacctattcctagaatcttaagttctgcccctctctcttgagccttgctttgggaccttgagttccctttgaacttggacatctCAGAGCTGGCATTTTcatactgcactataatctaaatctgcaatatatttgggttgtaagcactgcctggagttcctgaaactccttggatctctaaaacaccccagataagagaaggctttggagaTCTGGATTTCGAAAATGGTTCAATTTCATATTGTTAgacactaagtctgaattaggctgctcggatgtagctgtgatttctgatgtacttttaatttctgtcttatttttattggcctgtaataatttgtataaactcttGGGGATTTAGTGAAAAAGGAGGGGGTTAATTTATGCACAaagggtagagatcatgcctataagatttaatTTTTGATCTATGCAATctcacaagtagaaaccatgcttataggatctaactttctgatttctgcaactatgcatataaatatcatgcctatagggatttgcatATCTGCATTTATAATGA
Proteins encoded:
- the LOC138868386 gene encoding cytochrome c oxidase subunit 3-like, with translation MGSEIRKAVSFQKICTDLRIFIKKEKMHWFGCKKSFKGSKNVQEVACFSKKGHLTNMISICWLITKPNGLPNVIINADMQIPIGMIFICIVAEIRKLDPISMRGLALVSEVMFFFALFRASSHSSLAPTVEIGGIWPPKGIAVLDPWEIPFLNTLIPLSSGAAVTWAHHAILAGKEKRAVYALVATVSLALVFTGFQGMEYYQAPFTISDSIYGSTFFLATGFHGFHVIIGTIFSIICGIRQYLGHLTKEHHVGFEAAAWYWHFVDVVRLFLFECVCVKNVEG